The Bacteroidales bacterium nucleotide sequence TGGAAAAACCGCGATCATTACGAAATTGATGTGTATCGTTTGCCAAAGATCATTGATGAAGAGGTGGCACGCCTGCACCTTGAGCATCTTGGCGTGAAACTCACCACACTCACCAAAGAGCAATCAGAATATCTGGGCATCCCGGTTGAAGGGCCTTACAAACCGGAGCATTACAGGTATTAAATTCAATTTTTGGTGACCTTTTAGTGACGAAATTCACCGCTGGCCTTTCAAACATCTAAAACGTCAGCACCTTATCGCACTCCACAGTCCATTGGGAAAATTCTTTCATGTTGCTCAGATGAACGCCTTCGATGAATCTGAGGCTGTCGATGCCGCGGGCCTGAGAGCAGCCGCTGCAGCTTTTGACCTCGCCGCCCTGGAGGATTACCGATTTTAGCATCCGCTCGATGTTGTAAAACCCGGTTGGCGTGTTTTGATTGGGTAACCCGCAAAATACAGCGTCAGCCAGGAGAAAAATCTTTACTTCAACTTTTTCCCCATGCTCCTTTTGAAGTGTCATTGCCATCCGTAAAGCGTTGTAGGCTTTTTCAGTTCCATAGGTGGCGTCGTTAATAATGATCAGGATTTTTTGCATAAAAGTTTGAATTACAATCAAAGATTAATTATTTGATACAACCTGTTGATCGTCACTCACTTTTTCAAGTGCCTGTAACCAACGACTGCGTTCCACATTAAATCTTTCCATGTTTGCTTGTTTCACAGGTTCCACCGGTGGGGATTCTACTTTGAGGGGATCAACCGGGGATCCGTTTTTGTAAAACCTGAAATCGAGGTGAGGACCGGTGGAAAGCCCGGTGCTCCCAACATAGCCGATCACTTGTCCCTGCTTTACACGAACTCCGCGTTTGATTCCGGGGCCAAATTTTGAAAGATGAAGATAAGCCGTTGAATAGACAGAATTGTGCTTGATGCGAACCACGTTACCACCACCTTTATTATCCCATTTTGTGTATTCCACCACTCCATCACCGATTGACATTACAGGCGTACCTGTTGCGGCAGCATAATCCACGCCATGATGCGGACGTCTTATCTTGAGTACCGGATGCAAACGACTGTTGGAAAAGGTGGAACTGATGCGGCGGTAATTTAGTGGCGCCTTTAGAAATGCCCGGCGCAGGCTGTTGCCTTCGTTATCAAAATATTCTCCTACACTGTCCTGAACAAAATAGTATGCATACTGGTCTTTCCCAAAATGGTTGAAAGTGGCTGCCAGCACCCTGCCAATCCCAATTCGCTCACCTTCCACATAAACGTTTTCATAAATTACCTTGTAATAATCCCCCTTTTGAATGCCAAAGAAGTCAATGGTCCAGGCATAGATATCCGAAAGAGAAATGGCCAGGTTGGGATCGGTTTTATTGGCCACCATGGCATTCCACAACGAACTGTTGATTACCCCGTAAGCTGTTTCGATGCGGGTTTCCACCTCCTTTTGTCCTCTCCAGGCATGAATGGAATCCTTCAGGCTGTAAACCACATAATCAATGGCAGAAATTTCATAGATAAAATACCTCGCTTTTGGAACTGAATCATTGGTTAAAATGACGGAGTAGTTGTGACCCTGCCTCATCTTTCGCACGTCGAAAATCCTCCTGGTCTCGCGGGCAAGGCGATCAATGGTGGTATAATCAACATTGTATCCAAGCAG carries:
- a CDS encoding DsrE family protein; the encoded protein is MQKILIIINDATYGTEKAYNALRMAMTLQKEHGEKVEVKIFLLADAVFCGLPNQNTPTGFYNIERMLKSVILQGGEVKSCSGCSQARGIDSLRFIEGVHLSNMKEFSQWTVECDKVLTF
- a CDS encoding M23 family metallopeptidase → MQHKRLKIFLIPIIALMIILLIIVFFKPIFKFNTNKPSEVEVEVAEPRMMYGFNVDTLTVVSETVRHNQFLANILLGYNVDYTTIDRLARETRRIFDVRKMRQGHNYSVILTNDSVPKARYFIYEISAIDYVVYSLKDSIHAWRGQKEVETRIETAYGVINSSLWNAMVANKTDPNLAISLSDIYAWTIDFFGIQKGDYYKVIYENVYVEGERIGIGRVLAATFNHFGKDQYAYYFVQDSVGEYFDNEGNSLRRAFLKAPLNYRRISSTFSNSRLHPVLKIRRPHHGVDYAAATGTPVMSIGDGVVEYTKWDNKGGGNVVRIKHNSVYSTAYLHLSKFGPGIKRGVRVKQGQVIGYVGSTGLSTGPHLDFRFYKNGSPVDPLKVESPPVEPVKQANMERFNVERSRWLQALEKVSDDQQVVSNN